From a region of the Rhipicephalus microplus isolate Deutch F79 chromosome X, USDA_Rmic, whole genome shotgun sequence genome:
- the LOC142775601 gene encoding uncharacterized protein LOC142775601 isoform X2 has product MAPPMISNPPCPAFFNMIAREIIRDLGEDPDKVCRRKDHIVLKLEKPWLPSVSSSSASSTTKLPQGLSFDDKGHLITTTADAFVKNRGFLRHHRVVAALFSGCASFDECRPLGASAGLVLYNVKTLVVVHNRDFVRTLIDLFRSVATLVLHHDMRLQMPGDAWRDIGGAHPQLNRLIGSTPALGSRNLFLSAATICGLLGDCPYLCELQTSLHEILSPANSLASMLLAACPSLHTSWSLILGADVERHDGTTGAVWDITPEHVFQTKKFFPSLRRMEVTTTHSQTIAAIGVFDQLTDLSLMFIAQGTLCSFQGPVEDALRNLPLKHLSLKFFKDVSLAAVAKHWPSLETLSLPECSVIENDADDLIPGSFAGLVNLRLGANIAIPTFKSLLGATRRLISLCLDADLLVTSFVSHCSHGSLPRLERLVLRTEHTLKVLDLTVKALQFLVEALPALRYVVTDSYDLRLFFENVMPHVTLDWTQCTTCAAEFPRIDETQRDFWQNAMTPIKRGR; this is encoded by the exons TTTCTTCAACATGATTGCCAGAGAGATAATTCGTGACCTGGGAGAAGACCCTGACAAGGTTTGCAGACGCAAGGACCACATTGTGCTCAAGCTGGAAAAACCGTGGCTACCGTCAGTGTCCTCCTCGTCTGCATCTTCGACAACGAAACTTCCGCAGGGTCTGTCTTTCGATGACAAAGGCCACCTCATCACCACTACCGCCGACGCATTCGTCAAGAACCGCGGCTTCCTCAGGCACCACCGTGTGGTGGCTGCCCTGTTTTCCGGCTGTGCTTCGTTCGACGAGTGCCGGCCGTTGGGTGCATCTGCGGGACTTGTACTGTACAACGTCAAGACGCTCGTGGTCGTCCATAACCGCGACTTCGTGCGCACCCTGATCGATCTGTTCCGTTCTGTGGCAACGCTCGTCCTGCATCATGACATGCGACTACAGATGCCGGGAGATGCCTGGCGTGACATTGGCGGGGCTCATCCGCAACTGAACCGGCTCATCGGTAGCACGCCAGCGTTAGGGTCGCGCAACTTGTTTTTAAGTGCGGCGACTATTTGTGGCCTGCTTGGCGATTGTCCCTAC ctgTGTGAACTGCAGACATCTTTGCACGAAATCCTGAGCCCAGCCAATTCGCTGGCGAGCATGCTACTGGCGGCATGCCCCTCTCTTCACACGTCGTGGAGCCTCATACTTGGGGCAGACGTGGAGCGACATGACGGCACAACTGGTGCCGTCTGGGACATAACGCCGGAGCACGTGTTCCAAACCAAGAAGTTCTTCCCCAGCTTGCGGCGCATGGAG GTTACCACAACTCACAGTCAGACTATCGCTGCAATCGGGGTCTTTGACCAGCTCACCGACCTCTCACTGATGTTTATCGCACAAGGCACGCTGTGCTCGTTCCAAGGGCCTGTCGAGGACGCACTCAGAAACCTCCCACTGAAGCACCTGTCACTCAAGTTCTTCAAGGATGTCAGTCTTGCCGCTGTCGCCAAGCACTGGCCAAGCCTGGAGACCCTGTCGCTGCCCGAATGCTCAGTCATCGAGAATGACGCCGACGACCTCATTCCCGGATCGTTCGCAGGACTGGTAAATCTGCGACTGGGAGCGAACATTGCGATTCCCACATTCAAATCGCTGCTCGGGGCGACAAGGCGGCTCATTTCGCTCTGCCTCGATGCGGACCTTCTTGTGACATCATTTGTCAGCCACTGTTCACATGGCTCGCTGCCGCGGCTTGAACGCCTAGTGCTCCGCACCGAGCACACACTGAAGGTGCTCGATCTGACAGTAAAAGCTTTGCAGTTCCTGGTCGAAGCCCTGCCTGCACTTCGATACGTGGTTACCGACAGCTATGACCTCCGGTTATTCTTTGAGAACGTTATGCCACACGTGACGCTCGACTGGACCCAGTGCACGACATGCGCCGCCGAGTTCCCACGCATCGACGAGACTCAGAGGGATTTCTGGCAGAATGCGATGACGCCAATCAAGCGAGGGAGATGA
- the LOC142775601 gene encoding uncharacterized protein LOC142775601 isoform X1: MKRAAKDQGRTRKVPGKQSFFNMIAREIIRDLGEDPDKVCRRKDHIVLKLEKPWLPSVSSSSASSTTKLPQGLSFDDKGHLITTTADAFVKNRGFLRHHRVVAALFSGCASFDECRPLGASAGLVLYNVKTLVVVHNRDFVRTLIDLFRSVATLVLHHDMRLQMPGDAWRDIGGAHPQLNRLIGSTPALGSRNLFLSAATICGLLGDCPYLCELQTSLHEILSPANSLASMLLAACPSLHTSWSLILGADVERHDGTTGAVWDITPEHVFQTKKFFPSLRRMEVTTTHSQTIAAIGVFDQLTDLSLMFIAQGTLCSFQGPVEDALRNLPLKHLSLKFFKDVSLAAVAKHWPSLETLSLPECSVIENDADDLIPGSFAGLVNLRLGANIAIPTFKSLLGATRRLISLCLDADLLVTSFVSHCSHGSLPRLERLVLRTEHTLKVLDLTVKALQFLVEALPALRYVVTDSYDLRLFFENVMPHVTLDWTQCTTCAAEFPRIDETQRDFWQNAMTPIKRGR; this comes from the exons TTTCTTCAACATGATTGCCAGAGAGATAATTCGTGACCTGGGAGAAGACCCTGACAAGGTTTGCAGACGCAAGGACCACATTGTGCTCAAGCTGGAAAAACCGTGGCTACCGTCAGTGTCCTCCTCGTCTGCATCTTCGACAACGAAACTTCCGCAGGGTCTGTCTTTCGATGACAAAGGCCACCTCATCACCACTACCGCCGACGCATTCGTCAAGAACCGCGGCTTCCTCAGGCACCACCGTGTGGTGGCTGCCCTGTTTTCCGGCTGTGCTTCGTTCGACGAGTGCCGGCCGTTGGGTGCATCTGCGGGACTTGTACTGTACAACGTCAAGACGCTCGTGGTCGTCCATAACCGCGACTTCGTGCGCACCCTGATCGATCTGTTCCGTTCTGTGGCAACGCTCGTCCTGCATCATGACATGCGACTACAGATGCCGGGAGATGCCTGGCGTGACATTGGCGGGGCTCATCCGCAACTGAACCGGCTCATCGGTAGCACGCCAGCGTTAGGGTCGCGCAACTTGTTTTTAAGTGCGGCGACTATTTGTGGCCTGCTTGGCGATTGTCCCTAC ctgTGTGAACTGCAGACATCTTTGCACGAAATCCTGAGCCCAGCCAATTCGCTGGCGAGCATGCTACTGGCGGCATGCCCCTCTCTTCACACGTCGTGGAGCCTCATACTTGGGGCAGACGTGGAGCGACATGACGGCACAACTGGTGCCGTCTGGGACATAACGCCGGAGCACGTGTTCCAAACCAAGAAGTTCTTCCCCAGCTTGCGGCGCATGGAG GTTACCACAACTCACAGTCAGACTATCGCTGCAATCGGGGTCTTTGACCAGCTCACCGACCTCTCACTGATGTTTATCGCACAAGGCACGCTGTGCTCGTTCCAAGGGCCTGTCGAGGACGCACTCAGAAACCTCCCACTGAAGCACCTGTCACTCAAGTTCTTCAAGGATGTCAGTCTTGCCGCTGTCGCCAAGCACTGGCCAAGCCTGGAGACCCTGTCGCTGCCCGAATGCTCAGTCATCGAGAATGACGCCGACGACCTCATTCCCGGATCGTTCGCAGGACTGGTAAATCTGCGACTGGGAGCGAACATTGCGATTCCCACATTCAAATCGCTGCTCGGGGCGACAAGGCGGCTCATTTCGCTCTGCCTCGATGCGGACCTTCTTGTGACATCATTTGTCAGCCACTGTTCACATGGCTCGCTGCCGCGGCTTGAACGCCTAGTGCTCCGCACCGAGCACACACTGAAGGTGCTCGATCTGACAGTAAAAGCTTTGCAGTTCCTGGTCGAAGCCCTGCCTGCACTTCGATACGTGGTTACCGACAGCTATGACCTCCGGTTATTCTTTGAGAACGTTATGCCACACGTGACGCTCGACTGGACCCAGTGCACGACATGCGCCGCCGAGTTCCCACGCATCGACGAGACTCAGAGGGATTTCTGGCAGAATGCGATGACGCCAATCAAGCGAGGGAGATGA
- the LOC142775601 gene encoding uncharacterized protein LOC142775601 isoform X3, producing the protein MIAREIIRDLGEDPDKVCRRKDHIVLKLEKPWLPSVSSSSASSTTKLPQGLSFDDKGHLITTTADAFVKNRGFLRHHRVVAALFSGCASFDECRPLGASAGLVLYNVKTLVVVHNRDFVRTLIDLFRSVATLVLHHDMRLQMPGDAWRDIGGAHPQLNRLIGSTPALGSRNLFLSAATICGLLGDCPYLCELQTSLHEILSPANSLASMLLAACPSLHTSWSLILGADVERHDGTTGAVWDITPEHVFQTKKFFPSLRRMEVTTTHSQTIAAIGVFDQLTDLSLMFIAQGTLCSFQGPVEDALRNLPLKHLSLKFFKDVSLAAVAKHWPSLETLSLPECSVIENDADDLIPGSFAGLVNLRLGANIAIPTFKSLLGATRRLISLCLDADLLVTSFVSHCSHGSLPRLERLVLRTEHTLKVLDLTVKALQFLVEALPALRYVVTDSYDLRLFFENVMPHVTLDWTQCTTCAAEFPRIDETQRDFWQNAMTPIKRGR; encoded by the exons ATGATTGCCAGAGAGATAATTCGTGACCTGGGAGAAGACCCTGACAAGGTTTGCAGACGCAAGGACCACATTGTGCTCAAGCTGGAAAAACCGTGGCTACCGTCAGTGTCCTCCTCGTCTGCATCTTCGACAACGAAACTTCCGCAGGGTCTGTCTTTCGATGACAAAGGCCACCTCATCACCACTACCGCCGACGCATTCGTCAAGAACCGCGGCTTCCTCAGGCACCACCGTGTGGTGGCTGCCCTGTTTTCCGGCTGTGCTTCGTTCGACGAGTGCCGGCCGTTGGGTGCATCTGCGGGACTTGTACTGTACAACGTCAAGACGCTCGTGGTCGTCCATAACCGCGACTTCGTGCGCACCCTGATCGATCTGTTCCGTTCTGTGGCAACGCTCGTCCTGCATCATGACATGCGACTACAGATGCCGGGAGATGCCTGGCGTGACATTGGCGGGGCTCATCCGCAACTGAACCGGCTCATCGGTAGCACGCCAGCGTTAGGGTCGCGCAACTTGTTTTTAAGTGCGGCGACTATTTGTGGCCTGCTTGGCGATTGTCCCTAC ctgTGTGAACTGCAGACATCTTTGCACGAAATCCTGAGCCCAGCCAATTCGCTGGCGAGCATGCTACTGGCGGCATGCCCCTCTCTTCACACGTCGTGGAGCCTCATACTTGGGGCAGACGTGGAGCGACATGACGGCACAACTGGTGCCGTCTGGGACATAACGCCGGAGCACGTGTTCCAAACCAAGAAGTTCTTCCCCAGCTTGCGGCGCATGGAG GTTACCACAACTCACAGTCAGACTATCGCTGCAATCGGGGTCTTTGACCAGCTCACCGACCTCTCACTGATGTTTATCGCACAAGGCACGCTGTGCTCGTTCCAAGGGCCTGTCGAGGACGCACTCAGAAACCTCCCACTGAAGCACCTGTCACTCAAGTTCTTCAAGGATGTCAGTCTTGCCGCTGTCGCCAAGCACTGGCCAAGCCTGGAGACCCTGTCGCTGCCCGAATGCTCAGTCATCGAGAATGACGCCGACGACCTCATTCCCGGATCGTTCGCAGGACTGGTAAATCTGCGACTGGGAGCGAACATTGCGATTCCCACATTCAAATCGCTGCTCGGGGCGACAAGGCGGCTCATTTCGCTCTGCCTCGATGCGGACCTTCTTGTGACATCATTTGTCAGCCACTGTTCACATGGCTCGCTGCCGCGGCTTGAACGCCTAGTGCTCCGCACCGAGCACACACTGAAGGTGCTCGATCTGACAGTAAAAGCTTTGCAGTTCCTGGTCGAAGCCCTGCCTGCACTTCGATACGTGGTTACCGACAGCTATGACCTCCGGTTATTCTTTGAGAACGTTATGCCACACGTGACGCTCGACTGGACCCAGTGCACGACATGCGCCGCCGAGTTCCCACGCATCGACGAGACTCAGAGGGATTTCTGGCAGAATGCGATGACGCCAATCAAGCGAGGGAGATGA